The genome window ATGATGCAAACCTTGTTTAGTAACGCGCACATCGGCTTCGTGTGAAATCAGTTTTTGATATCAGCTATACGGCGGACAGGATGTCCTCGTTACTCGTCGTACGATATTTCTGTTATTTCCATAATGCTTACGCCCTGCATGGCGGGAAACGAAACAGTTTCGCCAACCCGTTTGCCTAACATAGCGCGCGCTACGGGTGCCGTAAACGCAATCCGCCCATGCGTTGCGTCGGCTTCGTCAACGCCAACGATTGTTAATTTCTTATCGGCGATCGTGGCTCTGCCCGTTTGACTGTGCAGGCTGACGGTAGCACCAAAGCGTATTTCGTCATGGGGCTGATCATGCGCATCAATCACTTTCGCGCTGCCAATGCGCTGATTGAGGTTGGCAATGCGTCCATTGATCAGCGCCAGTTGACGACTTCGTTCGGCTTCGTCACTCTCGGCTTGCACGTGGGTACGTTCCGCTTCCAGCCCG of Spirosoma agri contains these proteins:
- a CDS encoding GreA/GreB family elongation factor; its protein translation is MSRAFLKNESADDPVVIPARAPLPPGATNYVTPRGLALLRTELAGLEAERTHVQAESDEAERSRQLALINGRIANLNQRIGSAKVIDAHDQPHDEIRFGATVSLHSQTGRATIADKKLTIVGVDEADATHGRIAFTAPVARAMLGKRVGETVSFPAMQGVSIMEITEISYDE